The Paramicrobacterium fandaimingii DNA segment ATGAGGTCGAAGACCGCCTGCTCAACCTGCTCAGCGTTCGGGAACGCGACCCACTGGTCTTCGCCCTGGCCGTTGCCGGGGATGAGCGCCAGGCGCACACCGGCAATCGGGCCGGAGAACGGCAGACCGGAGATCTGCGTCGAAGCCGAGGCCGCGTTGATTGCCAGCGCGTCATAGAACTCGCCCGGCGCGATCGACAGCACGGTGATCACGATCTGCACCTCGTTGCGAAGACCGTTGACGAACGACGGGCGCAAGGGCCGGTCGATCAGGCGGCAGACGAGAATGGCGTCTGTCGATGGGCGTCCTTCGCGGCGGAAGAACGATCCGGGGATCTTTCCGGCAGCATAGCTGCGCTCCTCGACATCAACGGTCAGAGGGAAGAAGTCGAAGTTGTCCTTCGGATGCTTTCCCGCCGACGTAGCCGAAAGAATCATTGTTTCGTCGTCGAGGTAGGCGGCGACGGCGCCTTGTGACTGCTGGGCGAGACGGCCCGTCTCGAACCGAACTGTGCGCTTGCCGAAGCGCCCGTTGTCGAGGACAGCCTCGGCAGCAGTGATTTCTGGACCTTCCAAGGTCACTCTCCTTTGTGTCCGCAGGCGCGCCAAAGCGCGCCCGACGTTCACGGAGCAGAACAGGCAGTACATACTCATGACCACAGTGAGGTCGTCATGGCTGATCTCCAGTAGAAAATTGCTCTCACTCCGCGAGAGAAATCCACCACCGAGGACCAGCTTCCTGCCGGCCTGCTCCGTTCTTGCATAATCGATCAGCTGATCGATCTCGCCCGATCCTACCAGAGCACACTGCTCATGCCTGAGTATTTGCGCGCCTGGCAGGTTGTCCCTCCTGAGCGCTACCGTTGACTCAGTGCGAACAGGGGGCGTGAGCATGGCACAAGCGTCAGGGCAGGTCGTCGCCCTCGGAGTCGGTTCCGAGTCGCGTCCGCATCTCGTCTCGGTCGGTGAGTTAGGCGACGGGCCACATCGCCATGTTCTGCGCGTGGCACTCGCCCTGCGGGGAGGAGTCAGCCTCGCAGTGTGGATCGGGGGCGCCGTTGCCGAGCTCGACGTCGCCCGGCGCGTGCGCATTCGGCAGACATCGGGCGGATGGGATGCCTTCTACACTCCCCCGAGTGGCAGCACGCCTCCTGCACTTGACACACCCGAGATCGAGCGCGCCCGAGAGTATGGTCGGCTCCTCGCCGCGGCAGCCTTCGATTCGATCGAGATCGACGTTATCGCCGGCGCGAGTGCCGGAGGACTCAACGCCGTGGTCTATGCGGTTGCCCAACGTGCAGGCGCGAGCGTGAATCCGCTGCTTGAAACGTGGCAAGACGCCGCCGACATTCGCCAGCTGCTTCAGCCGCCTGGGTTCTCTCGCGTTGACTCGCTGCTGCGCGGTGACTACTACTTCTGGCCCCGAGTCACCCGCGCGCTCCACGATCTCTACGACGACGATCTCATTCCGCACAACGACATCCATCGCTCGGGCAGTGTGAGCATTGACCTGGCCGCGACGATCATTGACAGCGCAGACCGGAGCGTTCCTGGTGCGCGAGACAGCCGAGGATATTTTCACTTCGTCGGTTCCGACAGCGCAGAAGGCGCCGATCGCGGCCGAGGCATTCCCTCTGACATCGGCGACGGAACCGATCTTGCTCGACTCGCGTATGCCGCACGCTCCACCTCATCATATCCGGGCGCTTTCGAGCCGGCGCTCATCTTCTCCTCGACGAAGAACCCGTCAGAGAAACCGGAGGGCGACGCAACCCACATCGACATGTCATATGCCTTCAGCGGGCACCGTCCGACGTGGAACCATCCGTTTCGTGTCATCGATGGAAGCATCCTCGACGAGGTTCCGATCGACCAGGCCTTCAGGGCCGCCCGCCGCTCGGCATCTGCGACGAGTTCCTCACGGCTCATGCTGTACCTCGACCCGAGCCCACCGGCCCCGTCACCTCGAACCATCAGACCGACGCGCTACGGGCCACCGGAACCGCCACACGGGCCACTCTCGGTGCTGCGCCGATTCGCCGACCGTCAGTCACGTATTCTCAATGTGCTGCGCTTCGGCGGCGGATCCGCCGATGATCGCGAACCGGGGGCAGAAGAGATCGCCCATATCGAACGCTTTCGGCTCGCTCTGCTGCGGGAGCAGGCACGAGGTGACGCCTATGCGGCCGCGCAGACAACAGCGCATTTCGACGGGGATGCCGCCAGACGAGCCTATGTGCGCTACAGGGCATCCGCCGACGTGCAATTTCTCAGTACCGTCACCGCCGACCCGTCCGCGTGGCAAAACTCGGCGAATATCGATTCGCGCTCCGTGTGGCGGACGTGGGATGGCGCACACCGCGAAGACCTGGAGCATGCCGCTCGTGAGCGCTATTCCCAGGCAACGGAACACGCAGGGCCCTCGACAGTCATCGACGCGATCACCTTCGGTCCGCAGGGAGTCCTGGACGCGGCTCTCTGCGGTTTGACCTGGGTGCGCGCGCTCGAACAGCTTCCGCCTGACACCCTCAATCGCGGAACGTCAATTGCAGAGATTCGCGTGAGCCTCTACCGCATACTCGGCTCGGCCACCGACGCCCGCGATGCCACGGTCGTCGATGTTCTCGACGCCGCACGCTCTGGATCTCACCCCGCGGCGCGGGCGATCGAAACCTGGATCACCGCCCAGGGAAGCACCAACCTCAGTGCACTCTGGAGCGAGCTCAATACGGTCGTCTGCCTTCTTCGAGAGATCTCACCGGGTGTCGACTCGGGTGAGGCCTGGGCGCACAGCCCATTCAGCGTCTTTCCCACGCGCAATGCGGGAGCGCACGACCTCGCGCCGTTCCTCGCTCCCCGCGGCATACCCGAGCCGATCAGCTCGCTCACGTTCGAACGACTCACAGCCGACGAGCCCCCGGCCCACGGCGAGCAGTTTCAGGTGCTTGTCCGCCGCCGCCAACGGCGTCGCGCACGCATCGCTCTCAGCCTCGACCCCGCCGATGTGACGGACGAGTCGCTTGCACGCCTCTTCACCGGGCCGACCTTGGGCGCCGAGGACAAGCTGTCGGGTTCGCTGCTGTTCAACTTCGGTGGATTTCTCAGCAGAACATGGCGGGCAAACGACTGGTGGTGGGGCCGTCTCGATTCCTCGGCGGCGATCGTGCGCATCCTCAACGAACGTTCCGTTTGCACGTCGGCGGCCGCGCAATCCCGAGATTCCGTCGACGCTGTGCAGAGCTCCCTCTTCGCGGAGCTCGCCTCCTCACCAGATGCACCCCTCTCGGGGCGAAAGGGCCCCCGCAGCGTTCCCGAGATCAGAAAGGAATTTGAGTTTGGGGCAGATACGCTCGACAACCTCACTCCCCACTATCGTCTCGCGATCGCCTCGCGCGCACTGCGCATCAGCTCGCGGGCACTGTCGAGTTCGATCGGCCCCGTCGGCCGCGTTCTCGTCGCTCTCGCACGCCCCATTGCTGTCGCTGCTCCTCTCGTGACAACTCCGCTTCGCGCCGCAGGTTTCGGAGCCATCATCGGTCTCGCCGTTGCCGTGATCATGGCGGTGAACGGCACCGCAGGCCCGACGCGTCTTGCTGCTACGTGGCCGGCTCACGTGATATCCGCCGTGATCATCTGCGCGTCGATCGCCGGATTCCTCAGCGCGTCGCGCCGATGGCGACACGTCATCCGCGGCCTTCATCACGTGGAACTCCCGTTGCCCAGCGACACGATTGCAGACATGGTCGCCCTGCGCTCTCGGGCACGCTCGCAGGGTGGTGCTCTGTGCGCCATGGCTGTTGCCACGACTTTTGCCGCATCGATCGTGGTGGTGCTGCGCGGTCTCGATTCGACATGGTGGATTCTCGTTGCCTCGGCGACAGCCATCGCAATCCACGGGCGTGTGCGTTCCCTCGATCCGTCGGCGACTCCCCGCCCCGCGGCTCTCTACGCCACGGGCTCGGCGCTGTTTGCCGTCTGGGCCGCAGTGATCATCTGCCTTCCCCTTGCTCTCGGTCCGCTCCAGCTCGACAATCGTTGGGTGACACCGCTCACGATTGGCACCGCGGGCGCACTCAGCTCGGCGCTGCTCACCGTCGGCTGGCTCAAGCCGGCGTGGTCGTTCCGAGGCATCCTCTCGAATCCCCTGTCAACGAGCGTCCTCTCGGCACTCGTTGGCGCCATCCCCGCGTGGATCGCCACCCGAATCGCTCAGACCCCATTCCCTGTTCTCACGACGATCTCAACGGTCATCCTCGCGATCGGATTGTGGGGCACAGCGCTATGGTGGCTACCCGAGGTGCCGCCCGGCCCGCACGACCGCCAGACCGAGAACGACGCGCGCCGGCCCGCCGCCGTCTGATCACAAAGGACAACTATGTCGAGTGCCCCGCACACAGGCTCCGTTCCCGCACGAAGCAAGCGCATCCCGCTGTGGGACAACGCCCGCTTCGCGTGCATCACCCTCGTTGTGATGGGCCATGGCATTCAGAGACTCGTTGGCGACTCGGATGCCGCTCTCACGGTCTATCTCGTGATCTACTCATTCCACATGCCGGCGTTCGCCTTCATCAGCGGGTACTTCTCGAAGTCTGGCGCACCATCGATCAGGCAGATGCAGCGCGTCATCACCGATATTGTGCTTCCCTACGTCTTCATGGAGTCGATCTGGACTGCCGTCAAGTTTTTCGCCGAAGGCGACGAAACCCTCAATCCCACAAAGCCGTCATGGACACTCTGGTTTCTGCTCGCCCTCGCGATCTTCCGACTCGTGCTTCCCTATCTTGCGCTCATGCGCTGGCCGCTTTTCTGGGCCGTCGTGTTCTCCATCGGTGTCGGCTATCTCGACAACGTCGACAGCACGTTCTCGCTTGCACGACTTTTCGGCATTCTGCCTTTCTTCGTTCTGGGCTGGCGCGTGAAGAAATGGGATCTCTTCGATCGCCTGAGACTCGACGAGCACATTCCGTGGTGGCTGCGCATGGCGGCTCTCGCGGCCTTCGCCATCTGGGCTGCCTTTGTGTGGGCGTTCATCGACGTCTGGCGCACTATCGGGCTGCGCCACTGGTTCTTCTACGACCAGTCATATGACGGGCTTGGGCAAGACGCGTGGTGGGCGGGGGCCGTCCGCCTTGCCGTCATTCTGCTCAACACGGTGCTGATCGCTGCGTTCATCATTCTCATACCACGGCGCCGCACAGCGTTCTCGGGTTTTGGGCAGGCGACCATGTACGTCTATCTGCTGCACAGTTTCGTGCTCTACCCGCTTCGTGAGTCAGGTCTTCTCAAGCATGAGGCGCTTGCTGACTACCTGCTTCCGGTGATG contains these protein-coding regions:
- a CDS encoding DUF3376 domain-containing protein, coding for MAQASGQVVALGVGSESRPHLVSVGELGDGPHRHVLRVALALRGGVSLAVWIGGAVAELDVARRVRIRQTSGGWDAFYTPPSGSTPPALDTPEIERAREYGRLLAAAAFDSIEIDVIAGASAGGLNAVVYAVAQRAGASVNPLLETWQDAADIRQLLQPPGFSRVDSLLRGDYYFWPRVTRALHDLYDDDLIPHNDIHRSGSVSIDLAATIIDSADRSVPGARDSRGYFHFVGSDSAEGADRGRGIPSDIGDGTDLARLAYAARSTSSYPGAFEPALIFSSTKNPSEKPEGDATHIDMSYAFSGHRPTWNHPFRVIDGSILDEVPIDQAFRAARRSASATSSSRLMLYLDPSPPAPSPRTIRPTRYGPPEPPHGPLSVLRRFADRQSRILNVLRFGGGSADDREPGAEEIAHIERFRLALLREQARGDAYAAAQTTAHFDGDAARRAYVRYRASADVQFLSTVTADPSAWQNSANIDSRSVWRTWDGAHREDLEHAARERYSQATEHAGPSTVIDAITFGPQGVLDAALCGLTWVRALEQLPPDTLNRGTSIAEIRVSLYRILGSATDARDATVVDVLDAARSGSHPAARAIETWITAQGSTNLSALWSELNTVVCLLREISPGVDSGEAWAHSPFSVFPTRNAGAHDLAPFLAPRGIPEPISSLTFERLTADEPPAHGEQFQVLVRRRQRRRARIALSLDPADVTDESLARLFTGPTLGAEDKLSGSLLFNFGGFLSRTWRANDWWWGRLDSSAAIVRILNERSVCTSAAAQSRDSVDAVQSSLFAELASSPDAPLSGRKGPRSVPEIRKEFEFGADTLDNLTPHYRLAIASRALRISSRALSSSIGPVGRVLVALARPIAVAAPLVTTPLRAAGFGAIIGLAVAVIMAVNGTAGPTRLAATWPAHVISAVIICASIAGFLSASRRWRHVIRGLHHVELPLPSDTIADMVALRSRARSQGGALCAMAVATTFAASIVVVLRGLDSTWWILVASATAIAIHGRVRSLDPSATPRPAALYATGSALFAVWAAVIICLPLALGPLQLDNRWVTPLTIGTAGALSSALLTVGWLKPAWSFRGILSNPLSTSVLSALVGAIPAWIATRIAQTPFPVLTTISTVILAIGLWGTALWWLPEVPPGPHDRQTENDARRPAAV
- a CDS encoding acyltransferase family protein, which encodes MSSAPHTGSVPARSKRIPLWDNARFACITLVVMGHGIQRLVGDSDAALTVYLVIYSFHMPAFAFISGYFSKSGAPSIRQMQRVITDIVLPYVFMESIWTAVKFFAEGDETLNPTKPSWTLWFLLALAIFRLVLPYLALMRWPLFWAVVFSIGVGYLDNVDSTFSLARLFGILPFFVLGWRVKKWDLFDRLRLDEHIPWWLRMAALAAFAIWAAFVWAFIDVWRTIGLRHWFFYDQSYDGLGQDAWWAGAVRLAVILLNTVLIAAFIILIPRRRTAFSGFGQATMYVYLLHSFVLYPLRESGLLKHEALADYLLPVMLVVSFLLAVALSTWPVRRFFRPLIEPKPHWIFIRDDRLPAGPSRTDPTGSRRPKTESVPTVAPRAGDEDAGAPKRSS